A stretch of the Capsicum annuum cultivar UCD-10X-F1 chromosome 10, UCD10Xv1.1, whole genome shotgun sequence genome encodes the following:
- the LOC107843715 gene encoding coatomer subunit beta-1 — MEKSCSLLIHFDKGTPALANEIKEALEGNDVPAKIDAMKKAVMLLLNGETLPQLFITIIRYVLPSEDHTIQKLLLLYLEIIEKTDSKGRVLPEMILICQNLRNNLQHPNEYIRGVTLRFLCRLNEVDIIEPLIPSIMSNLEHRHPYVRRNAILAVMAVYKLPQGEQLLADAPEKIENVLTTEQDPSAKRNAFLMLFQCAQERAINYLLTHVDRVSDWGDLLQMVVLDLVRKVCRTNKGEKGKYIKIIISLLNAPSAAVVYECAGTLVSLSSAPTAVRAAANTYCQLLQSQSDNNVKLIVLDRLNELKSSHREIMVDMIMDVLRALSSPNLDIRRKTLDIVLELITPKNINEVVLTLKKEVMKTQSGELEKNGEYRQMLIQAIHSCAVKFPEVASTVVHLLMDFLGDSNVASAVDVVVFVREIIETNPKLRVSIVTRLLDTFYQIRAARVCSCALWIIGEYCQSLSEVESGIATIKQCLGDLPFYSASEEGEANDSSKKSQQINSITVSSRRPAVLADGTYATQSAASETAFSPPTVVQGSLTAGNLRSLLLTGDFFLGAVVACTLTKLILRLEEVQPSKVEVNKATTNALLIMVSMIQLGQSSALPHPIDNDSYDRMVLCVRLLCNTGNEVRKIWLNSCHESFVKMLSDKQMRETEEIKAKAQISHSQPDDLIDFYHLKSRRGMSQLELEDAVQDDLKRATGEFVKDETDANKLNRVLQLTGFSDPVYAEAFVTVHHYDIVLDVTVINRTKETLQNLCLELATMGDLKLVERPQNYTLAPESSKQIKANIKVSSTETGVIFGNIVYETSNVLDRMVVVLNDIHIDIMDYISPAVCSDAAFRTMWLEFEWENKVAVNTVIQDEKDFLDHIIKSTNMKCLTALSALEGECGFLAANLYAKSVFGEDALVNVSIEKQADSKLSGYIRIRSKTQGIALSLGDKITLKQKGGS; from the exons ATGGAGAAGTCCTGTTCTTTGCTGATACACTTTGATAAGGGTACTCCAGCTCTTGCCAATGAGATCAAGGAAGCCCTTGAAGGAAATGATGTTCCTGCCAAGATTGATGCCATGAAGAAAGCTGTCATGCTTTTGTTGAATGGTGAAACCCTACCCCAGCTATTTATTACCATTATTAGATATGTCTTGCCCTCTGAAGATCACACAATTCAAAAGCTGCTGCTTCTGTATTTGGAGATCATTGAGAAGACCGATTCCAAGGGACGTGTGCTTCCTGAAATGATCCTAATTTGTCAGAACTTGAGGAATAATTTGCAACATCCAAATGAGTACATTCGTGGAGTTACTTTGAGATTCCTTTGCCGGCTAAATGAGGTTGATATAATTGAACCTCTAATTCCATCTATTATGAGCAACTTGGAGCACCGGCATCCGTATGTTCGCCGGAATGCAATTCTTGCAGTGATGGCTGTTTACAAGCTTCCACAGGGCGAGCAGCTTCTGGCAGATGCACCAGAAAAAATTGAGAATGTTCTTACCACAGAGCAGGATCCGTCAGCTAAAAGGAATGCATTTCTGATGCTTTTCCAATGTGCTCAGGAACGTGCTATCAATTACCTCTTGACCCATGTTGATAGAGTATCTGATTGGGGTGATTTACTTCAAATGGTTGTCTTGGATTTGGTCCGAAAAGTTTGCAGGACAAACAAAGGGGAGAAAGGGAAGTACATCAAGATAATTATATCACTGCTCAATGCCCCTTCTGCTGCTGTTGTCTATGAATGTGCAGGAACTCTTGTTTCCTTATCTTCTGCCCCAACTGCTGTAAGAGCTGCGGCCAATACTTATTGTCAACTTCTACAATCTCAGAGTGACAACAATGTGAAGCTTATTGTGCTTGATAGACTGAATGAATTGAAATCTTCTCATAGAGAGATAATGGTTGATATGATTATGGATGTCCTCAGAGCGCTTTCAAGCCCCAATCTTGACATCAGGAGAAAAACACTTGACATTGTTCTTGAGTTGATCACCCCCAAGAATATCAATGAGGTTGTTCTCACACTTAAGAAAGAAGTTATGAAAACCCAGAGCGGTGAACTTGAGAAGAACGGTGAGTACCGTCAGATGCTTATCCAAGCCATTCATTCATGTGCCGTGAAGTTTCCGGAGGTTGCTAGCACAGTAGTACACCTGCTTATGGACTTCTTGGGAGATAGCAATGTTGCTTCTGCAGTTGATGTGGTTGTTTTTGTTCGTGAGATTATtgaaacaaatccaaaattaaggGTTTCCATTGTTACAAGACTACTGGATACTTTCTACCAAATTCGAGCTGCACGTGTTTGTTCATGTGCCCTTTGGATTATTGGAGAATATTGTCAATCACTTTCTGAAGTTGAGAGTGGCATTGCAACTATCAAGCAGTGCCTTGGAGACCTACCATTTTATTCAGCTTCTGAGGAAGGCGAAGCTAATGATTCTTCGAAAAAGTCGCAGCAAATAAACTCCATTACTGTTTCATCTAGAAGACCTGCTGTCCTTGCTGATGGGACATATGCTACCCAAAGTGCTGCCTCTGAAACTGCTTTTTCACCCCCAACAGTAGTTCAAGGATCTTTGACTGCTGGAAATCTGAGATCCCTCCTGCTAACTGGTGATTTCTTTCTTGGGGCTGTTGTCGCTTGCACCCTGACTAAGCTCATTTTGAGATTGGAAGAAGTTCAACCATCCAAAGTTGAAGTGAACAAAGCAACAACTAATGCATTGCTGATCATGGTATCAATGATACAGCTAGGGCAGTCTTCAGCTCTTCCACACCCAATTGATAACGACTCCTATGATAGGATGGTTCTGTGTGTAAGATTGTTATGTAACACTGGCAACGAGGTCAGGAAGATCTGGTTGAACTCTTGCCATGAGAGTTTTGTTAAAATGCTTTCTGATAAGCAGATGCGAGAGACTGAAGAGATCAAAGCAAAGGCTCAAATTTCTCATTCTCAGCCAGATGACCTCATTGATTTCTACCATTTGAAGAGTAGGAGG GGCATGAGCCAGCTGGAGTTGGAAGATGCGGTCCAAGATGATTTGAAACGTGCCACTGGAGAATTTGTCAAAGATGAAACCGATGCTAATAAACTAAACCGGGTTCTGCAACTAACAGGGTTTAGCGACCCTGTTTATGCTGAAGCATTTGTGACAGTTCATCATTATGATATTGTCCTGGATGTGACAGTTATTAATAGAACTAAAGAAACCCTCCAGAATTTATGTTTGGAATTGGCAACTATGGGTGATCTTAAACTCGTTGAGCGTCCACAGAACTATACTCTTGCTCCTGAGTCAAGCAAACAGATAAAAGCAAACATCAAGGTGTCCTCAACTGAGACTGGCGTCATTTTTGGGAATATTGTTTATGAGACGTCGAATGTGTTGGACCGGATGGTGGTTGTGCTAAATGACATCCATATTGACATCATGGATTATATATCTCCTGCGGTGTGCAGTGATGCTGCTTTTAGAACCATGTGGTTAGAATTTGAGTGGGAAAACAAG GTTGCTGTCAACACTGTCATTCAAGATGAAAAAGATTTTCTTGACCATATAATCAAATCAACCAACATGAAGTGTCTTACTGCGCT GTCTGCTTTGGAAGGGGAATGTGGGTTTCTTGCTGCTAACTTGTATGCGAAGAGTGTGTTTGGCGAGGATGCTTTGGTGAATGTAAGCATTGAGAAGCAAGCAGATAGTAAGCTGAGTGGCTACATTAGGATAAGGAGCAAAACCCAAGGAATTGCTCTTAGCTTGGGAGACAAGATAACACTCAAGCAGAAGGGAGGCAGTTGA
- the LOC124887895 gene encoding uncharacterized protein LOC124887895 translates to MKKGKKTARVIFPQAQSKADSHVEEVALSKPERHIEKKAYDEFRDKIIVEKTNGTNLSDSQFTIPDELLPSLNAYRRESNMTQPSTTREEEPSDEHFNNKKFEFVVQHHCQEKNKNIGSSSKLDMHGEVDLSTEEQIMTPPKIQELSTDEQRNEPVCPDSQSTILDKLLPSLNADSSKSIIVHPSRQLQTPVQKIRIRRPFKFKESPYTTKFDSAVESSAGHIHIFPQKHPFAYHPIDGIVDTKIVNKFMDWISEDLLKVHAKRKANEDHFKREKSTIPVMHFGVETVEDKNRFYTMRFPDKTWTSSQIDVCFYYLRKKPKYDPNRSYKFSTVDCNFMNIIRFVRDANSVDDAINIKEKHHWVLAVLSFSESCIFLYESSSHYSIVLGKIEKLATIIPLCLQQCNFYVKKGIQVENHPRYKDKDSSDMFDVLFQENLPQQPSESLDCGVYMVTYAECVSYGHKVLANEFDPNARRIRYVVLLWDYEIQK, encoded by the exons atgaagaaaggaaagaaaactgCTAGGGTTATTTTTCCTCAGGCACAGTCAAAGGCAGATAGTCATGTAGAGGAAGTAGCTCTGTCAAAGCCTGAGAGACATATCGAGAAAAAAGCCTATGATGAATTTCGTGACAAG ATCATTGTTGAGAAAACGAATGGAACAAATTTGTCTGATTCGCAGTTTACAATCCCAGATGAGTTGTTACCAAGTCTTAATGCATACCGGAGAGAAAGCAACATGACACAACCATCGACAACCCGTGAAGAAGAACCAAGTGATGAACATTTCAATAATAAAAAGTTCGAGTTTGTTGTTCAACATCATTGTCAG gaaaaaaataaaaatattggatCGAGCTCTAAACTAGACATGCACGGAGAGGTTGATCTTAGTACGGAGGAGCAAATTATGACACCTCCTAAAATACAAGAATTAAGCACTGATGAACAAAGGAATGAACCAGTTTGTCCTGATTCACAAAGCACAATCCTTGATAAGCTGCTTCCTAGTCTGAATGCAGACAGTAGTAAGAGCATCATTGTTCATCCCTCTCGTCAACTTCAAACCCCTGTTCAAAAAATACGGATTAGGCGACCATTCAAATTCAAGGAGTCACCTTACACGACGAAATTTGATTCAGCTGTCG AGAGCTCAGCAGGGCACATACATATATTCCCCCAGAAACATCCATTTGCTTATCATCCGATTGATGGGATAGTGGATACGAAGATTGTCAACAAGTTCATGGATTGGATTTCTGAAGACCttctcaaagttcatgctaaaag gaaggCAAATGAGGATCATTTCAAAAGGGAGAAATCAACTATTCCAGTGATGCATTTTGGAGTTGAGACTGTTGAAGATAAAAATCGGTTCTACACAATGAGGTTCCCTGATAAGACATGGACAAGCtcg CAAATTGATGTTTGCttctactacttgaggaagaagccGAAGTATGACCCCAACAGGTCTTACAAATTCAGCACAGTAGATTGCAACTTTATGAACATAATTAGATTTGTTCGTGATGCTAATTCTGTGGATGATGCAA tcaatataaaggaaaaacatcaTTGGGTGCTAGCAGTTTTATCCTTCTCAGAGAGTTGCATATTCTTATATGAATCATCTAGTCATTATTCGATTGTTCTTGGTAAGATCGAGAAATTAGCTACGATTATCCCATTGTGTCTCCAACAGTGTAATTTCTACGTTAAGAAAGGAATTCAGGTTGAaaaccatccaagatacaaagacaaagactCGTCGGATATGTTTGATGTGTTATTTCAAGAGAATTTGCCTCAACAACCGAGTGAAAGCTT ggATTGTGGTGTCTATATGGTTACATATGCAGAGTGTGtttcttatggtcacaaagttCTTGCGAATGAGTTCGACCCCAATGCACGTCGTATAAGATATGTTGTACTTTTGTGGGACTATGAGATCCAGAAATAA